In the Pseudoliparis swirei isolate HS2019 ecotype Mariana Trench chromosome 19, NWPU_hadal_v1, whole genome shotgun sequence genome, one interval contains:
- the LOC130210074 gene encoding protocadherin gamma-C5-like produces MTKTMGCRDWRWWALWWHHLFLLWSTIDAQTRYSIPEELEQGSVVGNLAKDLGLGLSDIFDRKLRVASEAGKQYFSVDAGKGELVVNDRIDRETLCGHSASCVVPLQVVIENPLQLHRIEVEIKDVNDNAPSFLKSDHIIEIAESTVVGVRFPLESAEDPDVGSNGLKTYTISKDECFLLKVKEIENGRKIPELVLNRSLDREKKAIHNLFLTAMDGGNPVKTGTSKITVNVLDNNDNVPLFENTVYKVAVQENSANGSFVITTKATDIDEGPNGEIEYSLGIHTPPAVLSLFHIDAVTGDIFLRNQLDHETQPSFRIDISAKDKGSPKMEGHCSVQVDVLDVNDNHPEIVLTSKPTSVPEDSRSGTVVALLGVRDFDSGDNGKVTLTLPKKSPFTLKPSFSNNYALVTSGPLDRESFSEYNIEITATDSGSPPLSSKKTIPISITDVNDNPPVFTQPSYNVYLKENGVPGSILYSVSASDLDFGENAKISYSILDSKVQDVSVSSYVYINSDNGSIYSMHSFDYEKLKVFQIQVQAKDQGSPSISSNATVHVFILDQNDNAPAVIYPSSAALGSLSHQRMPRSAKAGHLVTKLTAVDADSGHNAWISYKLTEATDASLFTVNLYTGEVRTKRAASEQDESSQRLLIEIKDDGEPVQSATVTVSILLEDGLQEPILDLRQKVSEPSRKTGRITLCLILSLASVSVLSLVTFLILAVKCMRSSRSSDSCCMTRSDCDTYKNPNRNLQLQLNTDGLIKYVEVPGGDMMSQSQSFRSCMSPMSEYSDFTLIKPSSTTDFNEVISVLDASLPDSTWTFESQQVSRKQ; encoded by the coding sequence ATGACAAAGACAATGGGATGCCGAGACTGGAGATGGTGGGCGCTCTGGTGGCATCATTTATTCCTCTTGTGGAGTACAATAGACGCACAGACTCGTTACAGCATCCCGGAAGAGTTGGAACAGGGCTCTGTGGTCGGAAATTTAGCCAAAGATCTGGGTTTGGGACTATCGGACATTTTTGACCGTAAACTGCGTGTCGCCTCTGAGGCTGGTAAGCAGTATTTCAGCGTTGATGCGGGGAAGGGCGAGCTGGTGGTGAACGACAGAATAGACAGAGAGACTCTATGTGGACACAGCGCCAGCTGTGTGGTACCTCTGCAGGTTGTAATAGAGAACCCGCTACAGCTACACCGAATAGAAGTGGAAATAAAAGACGTAAATGACAATGCTCCTAGTTTTCTCAAAAGCGATCACATTATAGAAATTGCTGAATCCACCGTAGTTGGTGTGcgttttcctttagagagtgcAGAGGATCCCGATGTTGGGAGTAACGGATTAAAGACGTACACAATAAGCAAAGATGAATGCTTCCTTTTAaaagttaaagaaattgaaAATGGGCGTAAAATACCTGAATTAGTTTTGAATAGATCATTGGATCGAGAGAAAAAAGCTATTCACAATTTATTTCTTACTGCTATGGATGGAGGAAATCCGGTTAAAACGGGAACTTCAAAAATAACTGTTAATGTGCTTGATAATAATGACAATGTCCCGTTATTTGAGAATACTGTCTATAAAGTTGCTGTTCAAGAAAACAGTGCAAATGGCTCCTTTGTAATTACAACAAAAGCAACAGACATAGATGAGGGTCCAAATGGAGAGATTGAGTACTCACTTGGTATACACACACCTCCAGCGGTGTTGTCATTATTTCATATTGACGCTGTAACGGGAGATATATTTTTGAGAAACCAGCTGGACCACGAAACTCAACCCTCATTTCGAATAGATATTAGTGCAAAAGACAAAGGCTCGCCTAAAATGGAGGGTCACTGCAGTGTACAGGTGGATGTCTTAGATGTAAACGATAACCATCCAGAAATTGTCCTGACTTCAAAACCTACTTCTGTGCCCGAGGACTCTCGCAGTGGGACTGTCGTGGCTTTACTCGGCGTCCGTGACTTTGACTCCGGTGATAACGGTAAAGTTACATTAACACTTCCAAAAAAGTCTCCTTTTACTCTTAAACCCTCTTTTTCTAATAACTATGCGCTGGTTACCAGTGGTCCTTTAGACCGAGAGAGTTTCTCAGAGTATAATATAGAGATAACAGCCACTGATTCAGGCTCTCCTCCGCTGTCGAGTAAGAAAACGATACCTATCAGCATCACTGATGTGAATGACAACCCCCCTGTATTCACTCAGCCCTcctataatgtgtatttaaaagAGAACGGGGTACCAGGCTCTATACTGTACTCAGTTTCAGCATCGGACCTGGACTTTGGTGAAAACGCAAAAATCTCTTATTCCATCCTGGACTCTAAAGTGCAGGACGTGTCTGTCTCCTCGTATGTTTACATTAACTCAGATAACGGCAGCATCTACAGCATGCACTCGTTTGACTATGAGAAACTGAAGGTGTTTCAGATTCAGGTCCAGGCAAAGGATCAGGGCTCTCCGTCCATCAGCAGCAACGCCActgtccatgttttcatcctggACCAGAACGACAACGCCCCCGCTGTTATTTACCCCTCCTCCGCTGCCCTGGGCTCCCTCTCCCATCAGAGGATGCCCCGCTCCGCTAAAGCGGGACACCTGGTCACTAAGCTGACGGCCGTGGACGCTGACTCGGGCCATAACGCCTGGATCTCCTACAAACTAACGGAGGCCACCGACGCCTCTCTGTTCACGGTCAATCTGTACACAGGGGAGGTGAGGACTAAGCGCGCTGCGTCGGAGCAGGACGAGTCCTCTCAGAGGCTGCTCATTGAGATCAAGGACGACGGGGAACCGGTCCAGTCCGCCACCGTCACGGTGTCCATCCTGCTGGAGGACGGACTCCAGGAGCCCATCTTAGACCTCCGACAGAAAGTGTCCGAGCCCAGCAGGAAAACTGGGAGAATCACTCTGTGTTTGATTCTCTCTCTGGCCTCGGTGTCCGTGCTCTCGCTGGTGACGTTTCTCATCTTAGCGGTTAAATGCatgaggagcagcagaagcAGCGACAGTTGCTGCATGACACGGAGCGACTGTGATACTTACAAGAACCCCAACAGAAACCTGCAGCTTCAGCTCAACACTGATGGGCTGATAAAGTACGTGGAGGTCCCGGGAGGAGACATGATGTCTCAGAGTCAGTCCTTCAGGTCCTGTATGTCTCCGATGTCAGAGTACAGCGATTTCACTTTGATTAAACCAAGCAGCACGACTGACTTTAACGAGGTGATCAGTGTTCTGGACGCGTCCCTACCCGACAGCACCTGGACCTTTGAGAGCCAGCAGGTGAGCAGAAAACAGTAG
- the LOC130209881 gene encoding LOW QUALITY PROTEIN: protocadherin gamma-C5-like (The sequence of the model RefSeq protein was modified relative to this genomic sequence to represent the inferred CDS: inserted 3 bases in 2 codons) yields MTKTMGSRGWRWLLLWWHHFFLLWSTINGQTRYSIPEELKQGSVVGNLAKDLGLGLSDIFDRKLRVDSEAGKQYFSVDPGKGELVVNDRIDRETLCAQSASCVLPLQVVTENPLQLHRIEVEIRDINDNSPIFSTEERSLKIAESTATGTRFPLEAAQDLDVGSNSVKSYMLSRDDCFGLRIKELSGNRKVPELVIVKSLDREKQSVHQLLLTALDGGNPLKTGSTKIIVTVLDNNDNVPVFKRSLYNVTVHENNVAGSLLVKVEATDADEGVNGEIEYVFAEHAPQSLFSIFQLDSGTGDISLVRPLDYESSPMHEIDITAKDKGLPAMEGHCRVQVIVIDMNDNAPEIILTSKPNTLREDAPRGTVVALIRARDLDSGDNAKVALKLPKGSPFSLKPSFSNNYALVTSGVLDRESFSEYNIVITATDSGSPPLSSKKTITVSITDVNDNPPVFTQPSYNVYLKENGVPGSILYSVSASDLDFGENAKISYSILDSKVQDVSVSSYVYINSDNGSIYSMHSFDYEKLKVFQIQVQAKDQGSPSLSSNATVHVFILDQNDNAPAVIYPSSAALGSSPIRGCPXSAKAGHLVTKLTAVDADXGHNAWISYKLAEATDASLFTVNLYTGEVRTKRAASEQDESSQRLLIEIKDDGEPVQSATVTVSILLEDGLQEPILDLRQKVSEPSRKTGRITLCLILSLASVSVLSLVTFLILAVKCTRSSRSSDSCCMTRSDCDTYKNPNRNLQLQLNTDGPIKYVEVLGGDMMSQSQSFRSCMSPMSEYSDFTLIKPSSTTDFNEVISVLDASLPDSTWTFESQQVSRE; encoded by the exons ATGACAAAGACAATGGGATCCCGAGGCTGGAGATGGCTTCTGCTTTGGTGGCATCATTTTTTTCTCTTGTGGAGTACAATAAACGGACAGACTCGTTACAGCATCCCGGAGGAACTGAAACAGGGCTCTGTGGTAGGAAATCTAGCAAAGGATCTGGGTTTGGGACTATCGGACATTTTTGACCGTAAACTGCGTGTCGACTCTGAGGCTGGTAAGCAGTATTTCAGCGTGGACCCGGGGAAGGGCGAGCTGGTGGTGAACGACAGAATAGACAGAGAGACTCTATGCGCACAAAGCGCCAGCTGTGTGCTGCCTTTACAGGTCGTAACAGAGAATCCGCTACAGCTACACCGCATCGAAGTGGAAATAAGAGACATAAATGACAATTCTCCCATTTTTTCAACAGAGGAGCGATCTTTAAAGATAGCAGAATCTACTGCCACGGGCACACGCTTCCCTTTAGAAGCCGCACAGGATCTAGACGTCGGTAGTAATTCAGTAAAATCGTACATGCTAAGCAGAGATGATTGCTTTGGTTTAAGGATTAAAGAGTTGTCTGGGAATCGAAAAGTTCCGGAACTAGTCATAGTAAAATCGCTTGATAGAGAGAAACAAAGTGTCCATCAGTTATTACTGACAGCTTTAGACGGAGGCAATCCTTTGAAAACCGGAAGCACAAAAATCATAGTGACTGTCCTCGACAACAACGACAATGTCCCTGTTTTCAAAAGATCGTTGTATAATGTGACTGTGCATGAAAATAATGTCGCTGGTTCGTTACTTGTAAAAGTGGAAGCAACGGACGCGGACGAAGGTGTTAACGGGGAGATTGAATACGTATTTGCGGAGCACGCGCCCCAATCACTGTTTTCTATCTTTCAGTTGGATTCAGGTACAGGTGACATTTCCTTAGTACGGCCATTAGATTATGAGAGCAGTCCAATGCATGAAATAGATATAACTGCAAAAGACAAAGGCCTCCCTGCGATGGAGGGCCACTGTCGTGTACAAGTAATAGTAATAGACATGAATGATAATGCTCCGGAAATAATTCTCACGTCAAAGCCAAACACATTACGCGAGGACGCACCAAGAGGCACAGTGGTGGCTTTAATCAGAGCACGAGACCTTGACTCCGGTGATAACGCAAAAGTGGCTTTAAAACTCCCCAAAGGTTCTCCTTTCAGTTTGAAACCATCATTTTCTAATAATTATGCACTCGTAACCAGTGGCGTACTAGACCGAGAGAGTTTCTCAGAGTATAATATTGTGATAACAGCCACTGattcaggctctcctcctctgtcgaGTAAGAAAACGATAACTGTCAGCATCACTGATGTGAATGACAACCCCCCTGTATTCACTCAGCCCTcctataatgtgtatttaaaagAGAACGGGGTACCAGGCTCTATACTGTACTCAGTTTCAGCATCGGACCTGGACTTTGGTGAAAACGCCAAAATCTCTTACTCCATCCTGGACTCTAAAGTGCAGGACGTGTCTGTCTCCTCGTATGTTTACATTAACTCAGATAACGGCAGCATCTACAGCATGCACTCGTTTGACTATGAGAAACTGAAGGTGTTTCAGATTCAGGTCCAGGCAAAGGATCAGGGCTCTCCGTCCCTAAGCAGCAACGCCActgtccatgttttcatcctggACCAGAACGACAACGCCCCCGCTGTTATTTACCCCTCCTCCGCTGCCCTGGGCTCCTCTCCCATCAGAGGATGCCC CTCCGCTAAAGCGGGACACCTGGTCACTAAGCTGACGGCCGTGGACGCTG TCGGCCATAACGCCTGGATCTCCTACAAACTAGCGGAGGCCACCGACGCCTCTCTGTTCACGGTCAATCTGTACACAGGGGAGGTGAGGACTAAGCGCGCTGCGTCCGAGCAGGACGAGTCCTCTCAGAGGCTGCTCATAGAGATCAAGGACGACGGGGAACCGGTCCAGTCCGCCACCGTCACGGTGTCCATCCTGCTGGAGGACGGCCTCCAGGAGCCCATCTTAGACCTCCGACAGAAAGTGTCCGAGCCCAGCAGGAAAACTGGGAGAATCACTCTGTGTTTGATTCTCTCTCTGGCCTCGGTGTCCGTGCTCTCGCTGGTGACGTTTCTCATCTTAGCGGTTAAATGCACGAGGAGCAGCAGAAGCAGCGACAGTTGCTGCATGACACGGAGCGACTGTGATACTTACAAGAACCCCAACAGAAACCTGCAGCTTCAGCTCAACACTGATGGGCCGATAAAGTACGTGGAGGTCCTGGGAGGAGACATGATGTCTCAGAGTCAGTCCTTCAGGTCCTGTATGTCTCCGATGTCAGAGTACAGCGATTTCACTTTGATTAAACCCAGCAGCACCACTGACTTTAACGAGGTGATCAGTGTTCTGGACGCGTCTCTACCCGACAGCACCTGGACCTTTGAGAGCCAGCAGGTGAGCagagagtaa